The Triticum aestivum cultivar Chinese Spring chromosome 7B, IWGSC CS RefSeq v2.1, whole genome shotgun sequence genome window below encodes:
- the LOC123157017 gene encoding cinnamoyl-CoA reductase 1 isoform X2, which produces MEAAGAGKAAAPAAVCVTGAGGFIASWLVRRLLSRGDYAVHGTVRDPSDPKNDHLRALDGAGERLRLFKADVLDYSSVASAVAGCVGVFHVASPVPAAKSADPEAELLAPAVAGTLNVLRACREAGVRRVVVVSSVGAVLINPKLPEGPALDEHCWSDEEYCRTTENWYCLSKTLAEREALSYAEKTGLSVVTVCPSLVFGPLLQPTVNASSLFLIKHLKCDDADAMEDKVRNMVDVRDVTDALVLAYESPEAAGRYICSAHARKVSETVSIVRTMYPNLNYPKK; this is translated from the exons ATGGAGGCGGCCGGCGCGGGGaaagcggcggcgccggcggccgtgTGCGTGACGGGCGCGGGAGGCTTCATCGCCTCGTGGCTCGTCCGGCGCCTCCTATCCAGAGGAGACTACGCGGTGCATGGCACCGTCCGTGATCCCA GCGACCCCAAGAATGATCACCTGAGGGCGCTGGACGGCGCTGGCGAGCGGCTGCGGCTGTTCAAGGCCGACGTGCTGGACTACTCGAGCGTGGCGTCCGCCGTGGCCGGCTGCGTCGGCGTCTTTCACGTCGCCAGCCCCGTGCCCGCCGCCAAATCCGCGGACCCCGAG GCGGAGCTGCTTGCCCCGGCGGTGGCCGGCACGCTGAACGTGCTCAGGGCCTGCCGCGAGGCCGGCGTCCGCCGCGTCGTTGTGGTATCGTCGGTCGGCGCGGTCCTCATCAACCCCAAGCTCCCCGAGGGCCCCGCCCTGGACGAACACTGCTGGTCCGACGAGGAGTACTGCAGAACAACTGAG AACTGGTACTGCCTGTCCAAGACACTAGCCGAGCGCGAGGCACTCTCCTACGCAGAGAAGACCGGGCTAAGCGTGGTGACCGTGTGTCCCTCGCTGGTGTTCGGCCCTCTGCTGCAGCCCACGGTGAACGCCAGCAGCTTGTTCCTCATCAAGCACTTGAAAT GCGACGACGCGGACGCCATGGAGGACAAGGTGAGGAACATGGTGGACGTCAGGGACGTCACCGACGCCCTTGTGCTGGCGTACGAGAGCCCGGAGGCGGCCGGCCGCTACATCTGCAGCGCACATGCCAGGAAGGTCTCTGAAACGGTTTCCATCGTCAGGACCATGTATCCGAACCTGAACTACCCAAAGAAGTAA
- the LOC123157017 gene encoding cinnamoyl-CoA reductase 1 isoform X1 produces MEAAGAGKAAAPAAVCVTGAGGFIASWLVRRLLSRGDYAVHGTVRDPSDPKNDHLRALDGAGERLRLFKADVLDYSSVASAVAGCVGVFHVASPVPAAKSADPEAELLAPAVAGTLNVLRACREAGVRRVVVVSSVGAVLINPKLPEGPALDEHCWSDEEYCRTTENWYCLSKTLAEREALSYAEKTGLSVVTVCPSLVFGPLLQPTVNASSLFLIKHLKCDDADAMEDKVRNMVDVRDVTDALVLAYESPEAAGRYICSAHARKVSETVSIVRTMYPNLNYPKKYVQVGDQKVFSSEKLRRLGWKFRTLEETLKDSVESYMAAGILN; encoded by the exons ATGGAGGCGGCCGGCGCGGGGaaagcggcggcgccggcggccgtgTGCGTGACGGGCGCGGGAGGCTTCATCGCCTCGTGGCTCGTCCGGCGCCTCCTATCCAGAGGAGACTACGCGGTGCATGGCACCGTCCGTGATCCCA GCGACCCCAAGAATGATCACCTGAGGGCGCTGGACGGCGCTGGCGAGCGGCTGCGGCTGTTCAAGGCCGACGTGCTGGACTACTCGAGCGTGGCGTCCGCCGTGGCCGGCTGCGTCGGCGTCTTTCACGTCGCCAGCCCCGTGCCCGCCGCCAAATCCGCGGACCCCGAG GCGGAGCTGCTTGCCCCGGCGGTGGCCGGCACGCTGAACGTGCTCAGGGCCTGCCGCGAGGCCGGCGTCCGCCGCGTCGTTGTGGTATCGTCGGTCGGCGCGGTCCTCATCAACCCCAAGCTCCCCGAGGGCCCCGCCCTGGACGAACACTGCTGGTCCGACGAGGAGTACTGCAGAACAACTGAG AACTGGTACTGCCTGTCCAAGACACTAGCCGAGCGCGAGGCACTCTCCTACGCAGAGAAGACCGGGCTAAGCGTGGTGACCGTGTGTCCCTCGCTGGTGTTCGGCCCTCTGCTGCAGCCCACGGTGAACGCCAGCAGCTTGTTCCTCATCAAGCACTTGAAAT GCGACGACGCGGACGCCATGGAGGACAAGGTGAGGAACATGGTGGACGTCAGGGACGTCACCGACGCCCTTGTGCTGGCGTACGAGAGCCCGGAGGCGGCCGGCCGCTACATCTGCAGCGCACATGCCAGGAAGGTCTCTGAAACGGTTTCCATCGTCAGGACCATGTATCCGAACCTGAACTACCCAAAGAA GTACGTTCAAGTGGGAGATCAGAAGGTGTTCAGCTCCGAGAAGCTGCGGAGGCTGGGGTGGAAGTTCAGGACGTTGGAGGAGACGCTCAAGGACAGCGTCGAGTCCTACATGGCTGCGGGAATCCTAAACTGA
- the LOC123157018 gene encoding cinnamoyl-CoA reductase 1 yields the protein MAAAARKCVCVTGAGGFVASWLVKLLLSKGHYTVRGTVRDPGNAKNAHLKALEGAGERLQLLSADLLDYDSIASAVAGCEGVFHVASPVPSGKSTNPEEEVIAPAVTGTLNVLKACYEAKVKRVVMVSSVVAVSNNANWPKGKLFDEDSWSDEDLCRKGEDWYFLSKTLAEREAFAYAAKTGLDIVTICPSLVIGPLMQSTVNTSSNILLNYLKGERDTVENKLRNLVDVRDVADALLLAYENPEASGRYICSSVPVKVSDMISILKTLYPMYTYPKNFTEVEGNTIYSSEKLQKLGWTFRPLEKTLGDSVESYRASGVLN from the exons atggcggcggcggcgaggaagtgcgTGTGCGTGACCGGCGCAGGAGGCTTCGTCGCCTCGTGGCTCGTCAAGCTCCTCCTCTCCAAGGGTCACTACACAGTCCGCGGCACCGTGCGCGATCCCG GTAATGCTAAGAATGCTCACCTTAAGGCGCTAGAAGGTGCTGGGGAAAGATTGCAGCTGCTCAGCGCTGACCTGCTGGACTACGACAGCATTGCGTCCGCTGTTGCTGGCTGTGAGGGCGTCTTTCATGTTGCTAGCCCTGTCCCTTCTGGCAAGTCAACCAATCCTGAG GAAGAAGTTATAGCCCCTGCTGTAACAGGCACACTGAATGTCTTGAAGGCTTGCTACGAGGCGAAAGTTAAGCGAGTTGTCATGGTGTCTTCAGTTGTTGCTGTGTCCAATAATGCTAACTGGCCTAAGGGTAAATTATTTGATGAAGATAGCTGGTCAGACGAGGATCTCTGCAGAAAGGGTGAG GATTGGTATTTCCTTTCCAAAACGCTCGCAGAGCGTGAGGCTTTTGCTTATGCAGCAAAAACTGGGCTGGATATTGTAACTATTTGCCCGTCGTTGGTAATTGGCCCCTTGATGCAGTCTACAGTAAATacgagcagtaatattctccttaATTATCTCAAAG GGGAACGTGATACTGTAGAAAATAAACTCAGGAATCTAGTGGATGTTCGTGATGTTGCCGATGCTCTTCTATTGGCGTATGAAAATCCAGAGGCGTCTGGACGTTACATCTGCAGTTCAGTACCAGTTAAAGTTTCTGATATGATAAGCATACTGAAGACCTTATATCCAATGTACACTTATCCCAAAAA TTTCACCGAAGTGGAGGGAAATACCATTTATAGTTCGGAGAAACTTCAGAAGCTAGGGTGGACCTTCAGGCCTTTAGAGAAGACCCTGGGGGACAGCGTGGAATCCTACAGAGCATCTGGCGTCCTGAACTGA
- the LOC123160760 gene encoding peroxidase 2-like: MAAAWLKLSVALTCALLLSSSACHGLQVGYYKKTCPRVEAIVRDEVKRFVYKNAGIGAGLIRMFFHDCFVQGCDGSVLLDPTPANPQPEKLSPPNFPSLRGFEVIDAAKDAVEKACPGVVSCADIVAFAGRDAAYFLSRMTMKINMPAGRLDGRVSNSTEALDNLPPPVFNLDQLIASFAAKGLTAEDMVVLSGAHTIGVSHCSSFVSDRLAVLSDINTGFANVLRRQCPASPSPANDPTVNQDVVTPNALDNQYYKNVLALKVLFTSDAALLATPATTQMVRDSANIPGQWEAKFNKAMVKMGAIEVKTGYQGEIRRNCRVVNH; this comes from the coding sequence ATGGCCGCCGCCTGGCTTAAGCTATCCGTCGCGCTGACATGCGCATTGCTCTTGTCGTCGTCGGCGTGCCATGGCCTGCAGGTGGGCTACTACAAGAAGACGTGCCCCCGCGTGGAGGCCATCGTGAGGGACGAGGTGAAGCGCTTCGTCTACAAGAACGCCGGCATCGGCGCCGGCCTCATCCGCATGttcttccacgactgcttcgtccaGGGGTGCGACGGCTCCGTCCTCCTCGACCCGACCCCGGCCAACCCGCAGCCGGAGAAGCTCAGCCCTCCCAACTTCCCCAGCCTCCGCGGCTTCGAGGTCATCGACGCGGCCAAGGACGCCGTCGAGAAGGCTTGCCCCGGCGTCGTCTCCTGCGCGGACATCGTCGCCTTCGCCGGCCGTGACGCCGCCTACTTCCTCAGCCGGATGACGATGAAGATCAACATGCCGGCGGGCCGCCTCGACGGGCGCGTCTCCAACTCCACGGAGGCCCTCGACAACCTGCCGCCGCCGGTCTTTAACCTCGACCAGCTCATCGCCAGCTTCGCCGCCAAGGGCCTCACCGCGGAGGACATGGTCGTGCTCTCTGGCGCCCACACCATTGGCGTGTCCCATTGCTCGTCCTTCGTCTCCGACCGCCTGGCCGTCCTCTCTGACATCAACACTGGCTTTGCCAACGTGCTGAGGAGGCAATGCCCCGCCAGCCCAAGCCCGGCCAACGACCCCACGGTGAACCAGGACGTGGTGACCCCCAACGCGCTCGACAACCAGTACTACAAGAACGTCCTGGCGCTCAAGGTGCTCTTCACGTCGGACGCCGCCCTCCTTGCGACGCCGGCCACGACCCAGATGGTGCGCGACAGCGCCAACATTCCCGGGCAGTGGGAGGCCAAGTTCAACAAGGCCATGGTCAAGATGGGAGCTATCGAAGTGAAGACCGGTTACCAGGGAGAGATcaggaggaactgcagggtcgtcAACCACTGA
- the LOC123161762 gene encoding peroxidase 2-like: MASAWLKLSVALTCALLLSSACHGLQVGYYKKTCPRVEAIVRDEVKRFVYKNAGIGAGLIRMFFHDCFVQGCDASVLLDPTPANPQPEKLSPPNFPSLRGFEVIDTAKDAVEKACPGVVSCADIVAFAGRDAAYFLTRMTMKINMPAGRLDGRVSNSTEALDNLPPPVFNLDQLIASFAAKGLTAEDMVVLSGAHTIGVSHCSSFVSDRLAVPSDINTGFANVLRRQCPASPSPANDPTVNQDVVTPNALDNQYYKNVLAHKVLFTSDAALLATPATTQMVRDSANIPGQWEAKFNKAMVKMGAIEVKTGYQGEIRRNCRVVNH, encoded by the coding sequence ATGGCTTCCGCCTGGCTTAAGCTTTCTGTTGCGCTGACATGCGCATTGCTCTTGTCGTCGGCGTGCCATGGCTTGCAGGTTGGCTACTACAAGAAGACGTGCCCCCGCGTGGAGGCCATCGTGAGGGACGAGGTGAAGCGCTTCGTCTACAAGAACGCCGGCATCGGCGCCGGCCTCATCCGCATGttcttccacgactgcttcgtgCAGGGGTGCGACGCCTCCGTCCTCCTCGACCCCACGCCGGCCAACCCGCAGCCGGAGAAGCTCAGCCCTCCCAACTTCCCCAGCCTCCGCGGCTTCGAGGTCATCGACACCGCCAAGGACGCCGTCGAGAAGGCCTGCCCCGGCGTCGTCTCATGCGCCGACATCGTCGCCTTCGCCGGCCGTGACGCCGCCTACTTCCTCACCAGGATGACGATGAAGATCAACATGCCGGCGGGCCGCCTCGACGGCCGCGTCTCCAACTCCACGGAGGCCCTGGACAACCTCCCGCCTCCGGTCTTCAACCTCGACCAGCTCATCGCCAGCTTCGCCGCCAAGGGCCTCACCGCGGAGGACATGGTCGTGCTCTCTGGCGCCCACACCATTGGCGTGTCCCATTGCTCGTCCTTCGTCTCCGACCGCCTGGCCGTCCCCTCTGACATCAACACTGGCTTTGCCAACGTGCTGAGGAGGCAATGCCCCGCCAGCCCAAGCCCGGCCAACGACCCCACGGTGAACCAGGACGTGGTGACCCCCAACGCGCTCGACAACCAGTACTACAAGAACGTCCTGGCGCACAAGGTGCTGTTCACGTCGGATGCCGCCCTTCTTGCCACGCCGGCGACGACCCAGATGGTTCGCGACAGTGCCAACATTCCCGGGCAGTGGGAGGCCAAGTTCAACAAGGCCATGGTCAAGATGGGAGCCATTGAAGTGAAGACCGGTTACCAGGGAGAGATcaggaggaactgcagggtcgtcAACCACTGA